A genomic window from Terriglobales bacterium includes:
- a CDS encoding lysophospholipid acyltransferase family protein: MSDPTPAIADESPRPARNSFLFWLGGTLAALILRLIGVTLRVTVSIEEGGPPEFCVPATIYSFWHRCILPACWHYRGRDIGVMTSRSEDGEYIARTIEHFGFLPVRGSSSRGGARALLEMRKLIEAGHTVAFTIDGPRGPKYVAKPGPVLLAKSTQKPMLVFHYAVDRAWILNTWDDFIIPKPFARVLVRVSRYMFVPPDADEPAMQRYHQELQAALDRVRIFAEENLRALTRNAS; the protein is encoded by the coding sequence GTGTCCGACCCCACGCCCGCCATCGCCGACGAATCGCCGCGTCCCGCGCGCAACTCGTTCCTCTTCTGGCTTGGCGGGACCCTCGCCGCTCTCATCCTCCGCCTCATCGGCGTCACTCTGCGCGTCACCGTCTCCATCGAAGAGGGCGGGCCGCCCGAGTTCTGCGTCCCCGCCACCATCTACAGCTTCTGGCACCGCTGCATCCTGCCGGCGTGCTGGCACTACCGCGGGCGCGACATCGGCGTGATGACCTCGCGATCCGAAGACGGCGAATACATCGCGCGCACCATCGAGCACTTCGGCTTCCTCCCGGTGCGCGGCTCCAGCTCGCGCGGCGGCGCCCGCGCGCTGCTCGAGATGCGCAAGCTCATCGAGGCCGGCCACACCGTCGCCTTCACCATCGACGGCCCCCGCGGCCCCAAGTACGTCGCCAAGCCCGGCCCGGTGCTGCTCGCCAAGTCCACCCAGAAGCCGATGCTCGTCTTCCACTACGCCGTCGACCGCGCCTGGATCCTCAACACCTGGGACGACTTCATCATCCCCAAGCCCTTCGCGCGCGTCCTGGTCCGCGTGAGCCGCTACATGTTCGTTCCCCCCGACGCCGACGAGCCCGCCATGCAGCGCTATCACCAGGAGCTCCAGGCCGCCCTCGACCGCGTCCGCATCTTCGCCGAAGAGAATCTTCGCGCACTGACCCGCAACGCTTCGTGA
- a CDS encoding carboxypeptidase-like regulatory domain-containing protein, whose product MNKLFRIVVLSLAALTVSGAVLAWAVPPEKKKESTLRTLEGYIYGQGDAPLPAAVVYLKNTKTLAVKSLYAGDDGSYRFNALSPNTDYEIFAEYKGKRSDTKVLSSFDSRTSARINLHIDTAK is encoded by the coding sequence GTGAACAAGCTGTTCCGCATCGTCGTGCTGTCGCTGGCGGCTCTGACCGTCTCGGGCGCCGTGCTGGCCTGGGCCGTCCCGCCGGAAAAGAAGAAGGAGAGCACGCTCCGCACGCTCGAGGGCTACATCTACGGCCAGGGGGACGCCCCGCTGCCCGCCGCCGTCGTCTACCTCAAGAACACCAAGACCCTGGCCGTGAAGAGCCTCTATGCCGGCGACGACGGCAGCTACCGCTTCAACGCTCTCTCGCCCAACACCGATTACGAGATCTTCGCCGAGTACAAGGGCAAGCGCTCCGACACCAAGGTCCTCAGCTCCTTCGACTCGCGCACCTCCGCCCGCATCAACCTCCACATCGACACCGCCAAGTAG
- a CDS encoding 30S ribosomal protein S1, giving the protein MADETTVRTEEQQQEPTQAEAPQPPQTHPAAAQQNPTPDARAAAPHTPPARKDKETMEDFATVLENFEAEAEAAASAQHEHRVTKGTVIKITEKSVVVDIGQKSEGVVPLSEVTDHEGKPRFQVGDEIPVMVLGGESEEGGIRLSHERAQRFGAWDEIEKAYNEKAAIKGRVIDRVKGGLSVEVAGAKAFLPGSQVDVKPVRNLDALKGQEIEVRVIKLNKKRGNVVVSRKELLEEGVKEKREKTLAELHEGAVLTGTVKNLTDYGAFVDLGGIDGLLHITDMSWGRLTHPRDLVNVGDEIHVKVLKYDTEKQRVSLGFKQLTPDPWLDAAHRYPVGAHVKGRVISVTDYGAFVELEQGIEGLVHVSEMTWSKRMKHPSKLVKVNDQVETIVLNVNPTDRRISLGMKQLETNPWETLHEKYPNGAIVEGKVRNLTDFGAFVEVEDGIDGLVHVSNMSWTKRIKHPSEVLKKGDKVKAVVLGIEPEQRRLSLGMKQLQPDVWETFFQTHKIGDVVHGKVMRTATFGAFVEIAQGVEGLCHNSEAVDASGAPLKLEAGMEHEFKIIKMNPEEKKVGLSIRAVGEEASRQEVEHYKQPAKSEGKSSSSGSGATTSLGDLINWKRASNEDR; this is encoded by the coding sequence TTGGCAGACGAGACGACAGTCCGGACCGAAGAGCAGCAGCAAGAGCCAACGCAGGCGGAAGCCCCGCAGCCTCCCCAGACGCATCCCGCAGCAGCGCAGCAGAATCCTACTCCTGACGCCCGGGCCGCAGCCCCTCATACCCCGCCCGCGCGCAAAGACAAAGAGACCATGGAAGACTTCGCAACCGTCCTCGAAAACTTCGAAGCCGAAGCGGAAGCAGCCGCGTCGGCACAACACGAACATCGCGTCACCAAAGGCACCGTGATCAAGATCACGGAGAAGAGCGTGGTGGTCGACATCGGCCAGAAGAGCGAAGGCGTGGTGCCGCTCTCGGAGGTGACCGACCACGAGGGCAAGCCGCGCTTCCAGGTGGGCGACGAGATCCCGGTGATGGTGCTGGGAGGCGAGAGCGAAGAGGGCGGCATCCGGCTGTCGCACGAGCGGGCGCAGCGCTTCGGAGCGTGGGACGAGATCGAGAAGGCGTACAACGAGAAGGCGGCCATCAAGGGCCGCGTGATCGACCGGGTGAAGGGCGGGCTGTCGGTGGAAGTGGCGGGCGCGAAGGCGTTCCTGCCGGGCTCGCAGGTGGACGTGAAGCCGGTGCGGAACCTGGACGCGCTCAAGGGACAGGAGATCGAAGTCCGCGTCATCAAGCTGAACAAGAAACGCGGCAACGTGGTGGTCTCGCGCAAGGAACTGCTGGAAGAAGGCGTGAAGGAGAAGCGCGAGAAGACGCTGGCCGAGCTGCACGAAGGCGCGGTGCTGACCGGGACGGTGAAGAACCTGACCGACTACGGCGCGTTCGTGGACCTGGGCGGCATCGACGGGCTGCTGCACATCACCGACATGTCGTGGGGGCGGCTGACGCACCCGCGCGACCTGGTGAACGTGGGCGACGAGATCCACGTGAAGGTGCTGAAGTACGACACCGAGAAGCAGCGGGTGTCGCTGGGATTCAAGCAGCTCACGCCCGACCCGTGGCTGGATGCGGCGCACCGCTATCCGGTGGGAGCGCACGTGAAGGGGCGCGTGATCTCGGTGACCGATTACGGCGCGTTCGTGGAGCTGGAACAGGGGATCGAGGGGCTGGTGCACGTCTCGGAAATGACGTGGTCGAAGCGGATGAAGCATCCGTCGAAGCTGGTGAAGGTGAACGACCAGGTCGAGACCATCGTGCTGAACGTGAACCCGACCGACCGGCGGATCTCGCTGGGCATGAAGCAGCTGGAGACGAACCCGTGGGAGACGCTGCACGAGAAGTATCCCAACGGCGCGATCGTCGAGGGCAAGGTGCGGAACCTGACCGACTTCGGCGCGTTCGTGGAAGTCGAGGACGGGATCGACGGGCTGGTGCACGTCTCGAACATGAGCTGGACGAAGCGCATCAAGCATCCGTCGGAAGTGCTGAAGAAGGGCGACAAGGTGAAGGCGGTGGTGCTGGGCATCGAGCCGGAGCAGCGGCGCCTTTCGCTCGGGATGAAGCAGCTCCAGCCCGACGTGTGGGAGACGTTCTTCCAGACGCACAAGATCGGCGACGTGGTGCACGGCAAGGTGATGCGCACGGCGACGTTCGGCGCGTTCGTCGAGATCGCGCAGGGCGTGGAAGGGCTGTGCCACAACTCGGAGGCGGTGGACGCGAGCGGCGCGCCCCTGAAGCTCGAGGCGGGCATGGAGCACGAGTTCAAGATCATCAAGATGAACCCGGAAGAGAAGAAGGTGGGGCTCTCGATCCGCGCGGTGGGCGAAGAGGCCAGCCGCCAGGAAGTGGAGCACTACAAGCAGCCGGCGAAGAGCGAGGGCAAGAGCTCGTCGTCGGGCTCGGGGGCGACCACGTCGCTGGGCGACCTGATCAACTGGAAGCGCGCGAGCAACGAAGACCGGTAA
- a CDS encoding HIT domain-containing protein encodes MDRIFTPWRYAYVSQAEKVDGCIFCQLAQAPDDRKALIVHRGRHCYIVLNAFPYTSGHVMVVPTAHLDTLAQLPQPAAEEMMALTQRLDAVLRQVYRPEGVNIGMNIGKAAGAGVAGHIHMHVLPRWSADSNFMTTVAETRVLPEDLTVTWERLKKAFTP; translated from the coding sequence GTGGACCGCATCTTCACGCCCTGGCGCTACGCCTACGTCTCGCAGGCCGAAAAAGTCGACGGCTGCATCTTCTGCCAACTCGCCCAGGCGCCCGACGACCGCAAGGCCCTCATCGTCCACCGCGGCCGCCACTGCTACATCGTCCTCAACGCCTTCCCCTACACCTCCGGACACGTGATGGTCGTCCCCACCGCGCACCTCGACACGCTCGCGCAGCTCCCCCAGCCCGCCGCCGAAGAGATGATGGCCCTCACCCAGCGCCTCGACGCCGTCTTGCGCCAGGTCTACCGCCCCGAAGGCGTCAATATCGGCATGAACATCGGCAAGGCCGCCGGTGCCGGCGTCGCCGGACACATCCACATGCACGTCCTGCCGCGCTGGTCCGCCGACTCCAACTTCATGACCACCGTCGCCGAGACTCGCGTCCTCCCCGAAGACCTCACCGTGACCTGGGAGCGCCTGAAGAAAGCCTTCACTCCCTGA